The following proteins come from a genomic window of Purpureocillium takamizusanense chromosome 13, complete sequence:
- a CDS encoding uncharacterized protein (EggNog:ENOG503P0RM~antiSMASH:Cluster_13.1) codes for MLRKKEAFTVVTPIPGFIPRQLAMDILHSHSEVITLNPLVLEHRPIAAPRNAAADEYYSTWYEIVERIQYVPGVGRAGSGKISFNGCFHDMPWGLQTHIYAPMNIDLRHKYRIGGNQPGVEPPETRREIGLEALGAPADGLYLREDIELKCNIAMVGFVKSQLKSASKDMVQRIIKKAELLDAGILRAMIEDGKLKTYNPNDRSRLIPSPGIPSPDALSVGGHPGSPRRTSQQYYQPGVGGLPSSPSSGIVRPESSHRQSYQMMPQSPYAPQGGGPYEAPPLPPKEQIVPVELPGDAHHHLPVSQQQQGAGQQQQQQHRASYPYGGGGGGGSIASSDPRWSQSQPSPALTDPHRVSLVSMASGGGGGGQPSPGFPRQSYMSELAAHPETREEHDRR; via the coding sequence ATGCTGCGCAAAAAAGAGGCCTTCACGGTGGTGACGCCCATCCCCGGCTTCATCCCGCGGCAGCTGGCCATGGACATCCTCCACTCGCACAGCGAGGTCATCACGCTCAACCCGCTGGTGCTCGAGCACCGGCccatcgccgcgccgcgcaacgccgccgccgacgagtaCTACAGCACGTGGTACGAGATCGTGGAGCGCATCCAGTACGTGCCCGGCGTGGGCAGGGCCGGCTCCGGCAAGATCTCCTTCAACGGCTGCTTCCACGACATGCCCTGGGGCCTGCAGACGCACATCTACGCGCCCATGAACATTGACCTGCGCCACAAGTACCgcatcggcggcaaccagcccggcgtcgagcccCCCGAGACGCGGCGCGAGATCGGgctcgaggccctgggcgcacccgccgacggcctgtACCTGCGCGAGGACATTGAGCTCAAGTGCAACATCGCCATGGTCGGCTTCGTCAAGTCGCAGCTCAAGTCGGCCAGCAAGGACATGGTGCAGCGCATCATCAAGAaggcggagctgctcgacgcgggTATCCTTCGCGCCATGatcgaggacggcaagctcaagaCGTACAACCCCAACGACCGCTCCAGGCTGATCCCCAGCCCGGGCATCCCCTCGCCCGACGCCCTCTCCGTCGGTGGGCATCCCGGCAGTCCGCGTAGGACCTCGCAGCAGTACTACCagcctggcgtcggcggcctcccgtcgtcgccgagctcgggcATCGTCCGCCCCGAGAGCTCCCACCGCCAGTCCTACCAGATGATGCCGCAGAGCCCGTACGCGCCGCAAGGGGGGGGACCGTATgaggcgccgcccctcccgcccAAGGAGCAGATTGTAcccgtcgagctgcccggcgacgcccaccaccacttgCCGgtgtcgcagcagcagcaaggcgccgggcagcagcagcagcagcaacatcgCGCGTCGTACccgtacggcggcggcggcggcggcggctccatcgCGTCGTCGGACCCGCGGTGGTCGCagagccagcccagcccggccttGACGGATCCGCACAGGGTGAGCCTAGTCTCCatggccagcggcggcggcggcggcgggcagcctTCACCGGGATTCCCCCGCCAGAGTTACATGTcagagctggcggcgcaccCCGAGACACGGGAGGAGCATGACCGCCGGTGA
- a CDS encoding uncharacterized protein (EggNog:ENOG503NYSF~COG:H~SMCOG1024:chalcone and stilbene synthase domain protein~antiSMASH:Cluster_13.1) — MPGSAFPAGLGLAVVGLGTEYPAHSLRAADLEALSKRFYTDSPAMAKVMAINRAAGLETRASIAPPDDLIYNQQTAPSIADLHRIFMSKGVPLAVRAAKKAIRESTLPPTSITHIVSATCTDSANPGFDHFVARGLGIVHRPVEKVLLHGVGCSGGLAALRTAAGLALGHAARGLPARVLCVTLEVNTPMVRSELDSVQRDGEVRIAACLFSDGATAVVLSNGVGEQQAAQEPVYELLGWEHRIIPDTEDEIGFHVDPAGWKAVLTPRVPEVTAAAILPTFNDLLAALLPQLPPGYQTPADFDWALHPGGLAILLNAQRALGITREHLRASYDVYATRGNSGSATVYSVLDRLRGGRERQNGTAQDDGDDDDDDAQKGAQDGGEGLREYVVACAFGPGVAIEMCVLRRRMPRVEQGACLDAQGLAQGIADVS, encoded by the exons ATGCCCGGCAGTGCATTCCctgctggcctcggccttgccgtGGTCGGACTGGGCACCGAGTATCCGGCTCACTCCCTGAGGGCCGCGGACTTGGAAGCGCTGAGCAAGAGATTTTACACAGACTCGCCTGC CATGGCAAAGGTCATGGCCATCAACCGCGCGGCCGGGTTAGAAACCCGCGCCAGCATCGCACCGCCCGACGACCTCATCTACAACCAGCAAACCGCCCCTTCCATCGCCGACCTACACCGCATCTTCATGAGCAAAGGCGTGCCgctcgccgtccgcgccgccaaaaAGGCCATCCGCGAGTCCACGTTGCCACCCACCAGCATCACGCACATCGTATCCGCGACGTGCACCGACAGCGCCAACCCAGGCTTCGACCACTTCGTGGCGCGGGGGCTCGGCATCGTGCACCGCCCGGTCGAAAAGGTCCTGCTGCATGGCgtgggctgcagcggcgggctggcggcgctgcggacggcggcgggactCGCGCTGGGCCACGCCGCGAGGGGGCTGCCCGCGAGGGTGCTGTGCGTGACGCTCGAGGTCAACACGCCGATGGTGAGGAGCGAGCTGGATAGTGTCCAGCGGGATGGCGAGGTGAGGATCGCGGCGTGTCTGTTCTCGGACGGGGCGACTGCTGTGGTGCTGAGCAACGGGGTCGGCGAACaacaggcggcgcaggagccgGTGTacgagctgctgggctgggagcACCGCATCATACCGGACACGGAGGATGAGATAGGGTTCCATGTCGATCCCGCTG GATGGAAGGCAGTCCTAACTCCACGAGTTCCCGAAgtcaccgccgcggccatccTCCCCACGTTCAACGACCTGCTGGCCGCACTGCTGCCACAACTCCCACCGGGATACCAGACGCCCGCGGACTTTGACTGGGCGCTGCACCCGGGGGGGCTGGCCATCTTGCTCAACGCGCAGCGCGCACTGGGCATCACGCGGGAGCATCTGCGGGCGAGCTACGACGTGTACGCCACGCGCGGCAACTCTGGGTCCGCGACGGTGTACAGCGTGTTGGACCGTCTCCGTGGGGGACGTGAGAGGCAGAATGGTACGGCGCaagatgatggtgatgatgatgatgatgatgctcaGAAGGGGGCACAAGATGGAGGAGAGGGCCTGCGCGAGTACGTGGTCGCCTGCGCGTTTGGACCCGGCGTGGCGATCGAGATGTGCGTCCTGAGGCGCAGGATGCCTCGTGTTGAGCAAGGGGCCTGCCTCGATGCGCAAGGCCTCGCCCAAGGCATAGCGGATGTTTCTTGA
- a CDS encoding uncharacterized protein (EggNog:ENOG503NYSF~COG:H~SMCOG1024:chalcone and stilbene synthase domain protein~antiSMASH:Cluster_13.1) yields MAWGDMVCRWFYYRADAHNDSMAKVMAINRAAGLETRASIAPPDDLIYNQQTAPSIADLHRIFMSKGVPLAVRAAKKAIRESTLPPTSITHIVSATCTDSANPGFDHFVARGLGIVHRPVEKVLLHGVGCSGGLAALRTAAGLALGHAARGLPARVLCVTLEVNTPMVRSELDSVQRDGEVRIAACLFSDGATAVVLSNGVGEQQAAQEPVYELLGWEHRIIPDTEDEIGFHVDPAGWKAVLTPRVPEVTAAAILPTFNDLLAALLPQLPPGYQTPADFDWALHPGGLAILLNAQRALGITREHLRASYDVYATRGNSGSATVYSVLDRLRGGRERQNGTAQDDGDDDDDDAQKGAQDGGEGLREYVVACAFGPGVAIEMCVLRRRMPRVEQGACLDAQGLAQGIADVS; encoded by the exons ATGGCATGGGGGGACATGGTCTGTCGCTGGTTTTATTACAGGGCTGACGCGCACAACGACAGCATGGCAAAGGTCATGGCCATCAACCGCGCGGCCGGGTTAGAAACCCGCGCCAGCATCGCACCGCCCGACGACCTCATCTACAACCAGCAAACCGCCCCTTCCATCGCCGACCTACACCGCATCTTCATGAGCAAAGGCGTGCCgctcgccgtccgcgccgccaaaaAGGCCATCCGCGAGTCCACGTTGCCACCCACCAGCATCACGCACATCGTATCCGCGACGTGCACCGACAGCGCCAACCCAGGCTTCGACCACTTCGTGGCGCGGGGGCTCGGCATCGTGCACCGCCCGGTCGAAAAGGTCCTGCTGCATGGCgtgggctgcagcggcgggctggcggcgctgcggacggcggcgggactCGCGCTGGGCCACGCCGCGAGGGGGCTGCCCGCGAGGGTGCTGTGCGTGACGCTCGAGGTCAACACGCCGATGGTGAGGAGCGAGCTGGATAGTGTCCAGCGGGATGGCGAGGTGAGGATCGCGGCGTGTCTGTTCTCGGACGGGGCGACTGCTGTGGTGCTGAGCAACGGGGTCGGCGAACaacaggcggcgcaggagccgGTGTacgagctgctgggctgggagcACCGCATCATACCGGACACGGAGGATGAGATAGGGTTCCATGTCGATCCCGCTG GATGGAAGGCAGTCCTAACTCCACGAGTTCCCGAAgtcaccgccgcggccatccTCCCCACGTTCAACGACCTGCTGGCCGCACTGCTGCCACAACTCCCACCGGGATACCAGACGCCCGCGGACTTTGACTGGGCGCTGCACCCGGGGGGGCTGGCCATCTTGCTCAACGCGCAGCGCGCACTGGGCATCACGCGGGAGCATCTGCGGGCGAGCTACGACGTGTACGCCACGCGCGGCAACTCTGGGTCCGCGACGGTGTACAGCGTGTTGGACCGTCTCCGTGGGGGACGTGAGAGGCAGAATGGTACGGCGCaagatgatggtgatgatgatgatgatgatgctcaGAAGGGGGCACAAGATGGAGGAGAGGGCCTGCGCGAGTACGTGGTCGCCTGCGCGTTTGGACCCGGCGTGGCGATCGAGATGTGCGTCCTGAGGCGCAGGATGCCTCGTGTTGAGCAAGGGGCCTGCCTCGATGCGCAAGGCCTCGCCCAAGGCATAGCGGATGTTTCTTGA
- a CDS encoding uncharacterized protein (SMCOG1079:oxidoreductase~EggNog:ENOG503NYVD~COG:G~COG:Q~antiSMASH:Cluster_13.1): MQCMSRIYLDIFPGPLHQMGAPPPTPPSSSSSLHPRTSRTNMPPLIRVAIIGLSASAVTSWASQAHLPYLLSARGRARFTIVALCNSSVEAARAAIRAFDLPSPPPSPSSAGGGAGGQPGQGEGEEGVLNGIRAYGDPQSLADDPDVDLVVCCTRVDVHLATVLPSVRAGKHVYVEWPLAQDERRARELLEAATEAGRVGAGLLGEKKQQKIIVGMQGRVAPPLVKLKQLLAEGRIGRVLSSEARAFGGSHDRERLMVGLRCFTELDVGGNIVTIGFGHLFDQIQHVLGDMQDIRAQLQLQRPNVTLIEPPSSSSSSSPSSSPSKVVEITRSNVPDLIIATGTLLPLIHQLQPASSPTTTTTATTNQLNAVSSGSGVGSGSAPSVLISYRRGQPFPGTPAFVWTINGERGEIRLTAPGGPTLQSSTYAHGTRVTIEVHDFAGRSVSGGGGGGSGGGGSGGNGGDVVESVPWEWEAWQGALPVPARNVARIYEDFAEGRATPSGEDALKRHVQLGEILRAWTPPH, encoded by the exons ATGCA ATGTATGTCGCGCATATATCTCGACATCTTCCCCGGGCCATTGCACCAGATGGGGGCACCTCCTCCTACtcccccgtcatcgtcatcgtcgcttCACCCTCGCACGAGTCGCACAAACATGCCCCCCCTCAtccgcgtcgccatcatcggcctctccgcctcggctGTCACCTCGTGGGCCAGCCAAGCGCACCTCCCGTACCTCCTCTCCGCGCGGGGCCGCGCGCGCTTCACCATCGTCGCGCTATGCAACTCGAGCGTggaagccgcccgcgccgccatccgcgccTTTGacctgccgtcgccaccgccatcaccgtccagcgcgggaggaggagcgggagggcagccagggcaaggggaaggggaagaaggggtcCTCAACGGCATACGCGCGTACGGCGACCCGCagagcctcgccgacgacccagacgtcgacctcgtcgtctgctgcaCCCGCGTCGACGTGCACCTCGCGACCGTCCTGCCCAGCGTGCGCGCGGGAAAGCACGTGTACGTGGAGTggccgctggcgcaggacgagcggcgcgcgagggagTTGCTTGAAGCGGCGACAGAGGCAGGCCGTGTTGGAGCAGGACTATTaggggagaagaagcagcaaaAGATCATCGTGGGCATGCAGGGACGCGTCGCTCCCCCCCTCGTCAAGCTCAAGCAGCTCCTGGCCGAGGGTCGCATCGGTAGGGTCCTCAGCTccgaggcgagggcgttTGGCGGGTCGCACGACCGCGAGAGGCTGATGGTGGGACTGAGGTGCTTTACGGAGCTTGATGTCGGGGGGAATATCGTCACGATTGGGTTTGGTCACT TGTTCGATCAGATCCagcacgtcctcggcgacatgCAAGACATCCgcgcccagctgcagctccagcgccccAACGTCACGCTCATCGagccgccatcctcctcctcatcctcctccccttcttcgTCCCCCAGCAAAGTCGTCGAGATAACGCGCTCCAACGTCCCCGACCTCATCATCGCAACCGGCACGCTGCTCCCCCTCATccaccagctccagcccgcctcctcgcccaccaccaccaccactgccactACGAACCAGCTCAACGCcgtcagcagcggcagcggtgtcggcagcggcagtgcTCCCAGCGTCCTCATCTCAtaccgccgcggccagcccTTCCCCGGCACCCCCGCCTTCGTCTGGACCATCAACGGCGAAAGGGGCGAAATCCGACTCACCGCCCCGGGCGGGCCCACGCTGCAGTCGTCGACGTATGCGCACGGCACTCGCGTGACCATTGAGGTGCACGACTTTGCTGGCCGCTCCgtctccggcggcggcggcggtggcagcggtggtggtggcagcggcggcaatggtggtgatgtcgtcgagagcGTGCCGTGGGAGTGGGAGGCGTGGCAGGGGGCCCTGCCGGTTCCTGCGCGCAACGTTGCGCGCATCTACGAGGACTTTGCGGAGggcagggcgacgccgtcgggcgaggacgcgTTGAAGAGACATGTGCAGCTGGGGGAGATTCTGCGAgcgtggacgccgccgcactgA
- a CDS encoding uncharacterized protein (SECRETED:SignalP(1-19~SECRETED:cutsite=VAA-VP~SECRETED:prob=0.7211)~antiSMASH:Cluster_13.1): MRSVIALAYTLLAAVLVAAVPFSGPDTLGLVVRDCECPDDSGEDGSCTCADPASPPQRLQIDTAKLDCKACMDSGKPCACAPPDARLFHCLCTGGRADGLAEPCACGVAGRGLLNDLLHEPADKMAGAENANDDGTKPKPLLCGGDFKLGKTSSCAGNHSSSSFDRKRNASSRWGLIGKLLSSVGGVSDSSKADGDKTPPATDTNCGKSLRLWEASTCVGSQDQARFQCMCQENGVNGKTRPCPCNGPDGNHLTFLGNRV; encoded by the exons ATGCGATCCGTCATCGCCCTGGCTTACACGCTGCTCGCGGCCGTCCTGGTCGCCGCGGTGCCCTTTTCCGGGCCCGACACG ctcggcctcgtcgtccgagaCTGCGAGTGCCcggacgacagcggcgaAGATGGCTCCTGTACCTGCGCCGAccccgcctccccgccgcagcgcctgcaAATCGACACGGCCAAGCTGGACTGCAAGGCGTGCATGGACAGCGGCAAgccctgcgcctgcgcgccccCAGACGCCCGACTGTTCCACTGCCTGTGCACCGGGGGCAGGGCGGACGGACTGGCGGAACCGTGTGCGTGCGGCGTGGCGGGACGAGGACTCCTCAACGACCTGTTGCACGAGCCTGCCGACAAgatggccggcgccgaaaacgccaacgacgacgggacgaaGCCGAAGCCTCTCTTGTGCGGCGGGGATTTCAAGCTGGgcaagacgtcgtcgtgcgccgGCAACCACAGTTCGTCGAGCTTCGACAGGAAGCGCAACGCCTCGTCGCGATGGGGCCTCATCGGCAAGCTCCTGTCCTCTGTCGGTGGCGTTTCCGACAGCAGCAAGGCAGACGGGGAcaagacgccgccagcgacggaCACGAACTGCGGCAAGTCTCTCCGGCTGTGGGAGGCATCGACGTGCGTCGGCAGCCAGGACCAGGCCAGGTTCCAGTGCATGTGCCAGGAAAATGGGGTCAATGGCAAGACGAGGCCCTGTCCCTGCAACGGGCCCGACGGCAACCACCTCACATTTCTGGGCAACAGGGTgtga
- the APE2 gene encoding Aminopeptidase 2 mitochondrial (EggNog:ENOG503NWST~MEROPS:MER0001010~antiSMASH:Cluster_13.1~COG:E~COG:O), whose translation MCKLHADADVAGGGAPGTTHGRELLPANVIPRHYDLTLEPDLKKLTYEGTVVIDVDVVEDSSSIAVNTLELDIHSAKVSAGGQTVSSAPRVSYDEAKQVSSFAFDGSLAKGTKAQLEITFSGQLNDKMAGFYRSTYKRDDGSEGILATTQMEATDARRAFPCFDEPSLKAKFTVTLIADKALTCLSNMDVASESEVQSKMSGAAKKAVHFNTSPLMSTYLLAFIVGELNYVESLDFRVPVRVYAPPGQDIEHGRFALNLAVRTLKFYEKVFGIDFPLPKMDQVAIPDFAAGAMENWGLITYRVVDLLLDEKTSGAATKERLAEVVQHELAHQWFGNLVTMDWWEGLWLNEGFATWASWYSSNAFFPEWKVWETYVTDNLQSALGLDSLRSSHPIEVPVKRADEINQIFDAISYSKGSCILRMISTHIGEDTFLEGVRQYLKKHAYGNTQTGDLWDALSAASGEPIHEIMSTWTKNVGYPVVAVTEQGEPGTIHVKQNRFLRTGDVKPEEDKVLYPVFLSVRTKDGVDKSLALNEREKDLKLPDGDFFKVNANHTGIYRTSYTPERLAKLGKAAKDGLLTVEDRAGMIADAGALAASGYQKTSGVLSLLKGFDSESEFVVWNEIISRLGAVDAAWMFEDPAVKKGLEAFLRDLVAPKAHELGWQFSDSDGHVEQQFKAMMFGSAGLAGDEKIVAAAKDMFGKFMAGDKSAVHPNIRRSVLAIALKYGGKEEYEHVLNYYRSSTSSDERNTCLRVLGRAKEPELMKRTLGLLFGSEVKDQDVYMPVSGLRTHAEGIQALLAYMEENWELVYERLPPGLTMLGSMVMIFTSGLSQKEQLARVDKFFEGKNTNGYNQSLEQSKDAVRSKISWLERDREDVATWLKENGYA comes from the exons ATGTGCAAGCTacacgccgatgccgatgtcgccggcggcggcgccccaggCACCACccacggccgcgagctgctCCCCGCCAACGTCATTCCTCGACACTACGACCTAACCCTCGAGCCCGACCTGAAGAAGCTCACCTACGAGggcaccgtcgtcatcgatgttgacgtcgtcgaggactCGTCTTCCATCGCCGTCAACACCCTCGAGCTTGATATCCACAGCGCCAAGGTCTCTGCTGGCGGGCAGACGGTCTCCTCCGCGCCCCGGGTCTCGTACGATGAGGCCAAGCAGGTCAGCAGCTTTGCCTTTGACGGCTCCCTGGCCAAGGGGACCAAGGCCCAGCTCGAAATCACCTTTAGCGGCCAGCTCAATGACAAGATGGCTGGCTTCTACCGCTCCACCTacaagcgcgacgacggctccgaAGGCATCCTGGCCACCACGCAGATGGAAGCCACcgacgcccgtcgcgccTTTCCCTGCTTTGACGAGCCCTCCCTCAAGGCCAAGTTTACCGTCACCCTCATTGCCGACAAGGCCCTCACCTGCCTGAGCAACATGGATGTCGCCTCCGAGTCCGAGGTGCAGTCCAAGATGTCGGGCGCTGCCAAAAAGGCTGTCCACTTCAACACGTCGCCCCTCATGTCCACATACCTGCTCGccttcatcgtcggcgagctcaacTATGTCGAGTCGCTTGACTTCCGTGTCCCCGTCCGCGTCTACGCTCCTCCCGGCCAGGACATTGAGCACGGCCGCTTCGCCCtcaacctcgccgtccgcACCCTCAAGTTTTACGAAAAGGTCTTTGGCATCGACTTTCCCCTGCCCAAGATGGACCAGGTCGCCATTCCTGAttttgccgccggcgccatggagaaCTGGGGCCTCATCACCtaccgcgtcgtcgacctgctcctcgacgagaagacgagcggcgccgccaccaaggagcgcctcgccgaggtgGTTCAGCACGAGCTCGCCCACCAGTGGTTCGGAAACCTCGTCACCATGGATTGGTGGGAGGGTCTCTGGCTCAACGAGGGCTTTGCCACCTGGGCATCCTGG TATTCGTCCAACGCCTTCTTTCCCGAGTGGAAGGTGTGGGAGACGTACGTGACCGACAACCTGCAgtccgccctcggcctcgactccCTCCGAAGCAGCCACCCGATCGAAGTGCCCGTTAAGCGCGCCGACGAAATCAATCAGATCTTCGATGCCATATCGTACTCCAAGGGCTCCTGCATCCTGCGCATGATCTCGACCCACATTGGTGAGGACACGttcctcgagggcgtgcgcCAGTACCTCAAGAAGCATGCCTACGGCAACACACAGACGGGCGACCTGTGGGACGCGctgagcgccgccagcggcgagcCCATCCACGAAATCATGAGCACCTGGACCAAAAACGTCGGCTAcccggtcgtcgccgtgacggagcagggcgagccTGGCACCATCCACGTCAAGCAGAACCGCTTCCTGCGCACCGGCGACGtcaagcccgaggaggacaaggtgCTGTACCCTGTCTTCCTCAGCGTGCGCaccaaggacggcgtcgacaagtCGCTGGCCCTCAATGAGCGCGAGAAGGACTTGAAGTtgcccgacggcgacttCTTCAAGGTCAACGCCAACCACACGGGCATCTACCGGACGTCGTACACGCCGGAACGCCTGGCCAAGCTCGGCAAGGCTGCCAAGGACGGTCTCCTGACGGTCGAGGACCGGGCGGGCATGATtgcggacgcgggcgcgctggcggcctCTGGCTACCAGAAGACGTCTGGCGTGCTGAGCCTGCTCAAGGGCTTCGACTCGGAGTCGGAGTTTGTGGTGTGGAACGAGATCATTAGCCGCCTGGGCGCCGTGGACGCGGCGTGGATGTTCGAGGATCCGGCCGTCAAGAAGGGGCTCGAGGCGTTCCTGCGCGACCTGGTGGCGCCCAAGGCGCACGAGCTGGGGTGGCAGTTCTCGGACAGCGACGGGCACGTGGAGCAGCAGTTCAAGGCCATGATGTTTGGCAGCGCAggcctggcgggcgacgagaagattgtggcggcggccaaggacatGTTTGGCAAGTTTATGGCGGGCGACAAGTCGGCGGTGCACCCCAACATTCGCCGGAGCGTCCTGGCGATTGCGCTCAAGTACGGCGGCAAGGAAGAG TATGAACACGTGCTCAACTACTACCGAtcatcgacgagcagcgacgaGCGCAACACGTGCCTGCGGGTGCTGGGACGCGCTAAGGAACCGGAGCTGATGAAGCGAACGCTGGGCCTGCTGTTTGGTAGCGAGGTCAAGGACCAGGACGTGTACATGCCGGTGAGCGGGCTGCGGACGCACGCCGAGGGCATCCAGGCGCTGCTCGCGTACATGGAGGAGAACTGGGAGCTCGTCTACGagcggctgccgccggggctGACGATGCTGGGCAGCATGGTGATGATCTTCACGTCGGGGCTGAGCCAGAAGGAGCAGCTGGCGCGCGTGGACAAGTTCTTTGAGGGCAAGAACACCAACGGCTACAACCAGTCGCTGGAGCAGAGCAAGGATGCAGTGCGGTCCAAGATATCATGGCTGGAGCGCGACCGGGAGGACGTGGCGACGTGGCTCAAGGAAAACGGCTACGCGTAG